The sequence AAGATAGATCATGAATACACTATGAGAACGAGATGATCTCTCGTTAGAGTTAGTTGCTGCTGTAGCTCTTAGTTTAGTAGCTTTTTTTAGTACGTTATTTACAATTCCTTTGTTATTCAATGCAATTGTATTGATATTCGTCACACTTGTAGTCATCGTCTCTTTATCATGTCTAATCTCATGCTTATTTGGCGAACCAGCTTCATTTCCATCTGTTGAATTATCACGTAGTAGATCTATTATACCttcattataaatttcaataaattgaCAACTAATATCATAAATCCATCCCTTTTCCTTCATTGATTCAGTCCAATCAAAAATATGAGATATAGTTGCAGGTATCATAccatcattatcatttaacATGGTATATGTTTTCCCTGAGCCTGTTTGGCCATATGCAAATATGCATACATTATGACCATCTAATGAACTTTGAACTAGCTGaccaatttctttaaaaactTCAGTATTTGAATCAGCTTGGTCAAATATTCtatcaaatttatatatttgagaTTCTCCATTTTCCTTGGTCACCTTCATTGATTGTGTACCATAATTGTTATCAAATcgtttaatttttatatttgatatatctGGATCTTCAATATCTGGCAGAGGAGGACGCATCCTACAGAAAACTCTAATATTTCCTCTTAGCTCCTGTAATCTATTATGCAATACACGTCTCATcgtttcttcttttattaatatttgatttgttTCTATCATTTCTGCTTTTACGTTTTCAAGATatcttttcaattgttcatttttttctatgGTATTCAGGACTTCATTTTCCTTGGCAGCTATATCCACCTTTAATTGGTTTGAATCTTCAGTATTAACATGATAGTTTTCTTTAAGTTTTTTCAACTTATCTTGTGAAAGCTTTACTTCCTCTGTTAATTTACttaattcttctttcaaCTTCAGTTCTaacaaattcttctttgattccagaatatttttcatatcTATTTCTGCTTTCGTTTCTGTTATTATCTGCTGTTGTAATGCATTATTCCAAATTTCTCTATTTTTGTCCACTTCTTTTCTTGCTATGCTCTGGTTAGTTATGAATACATTTGGTTGagttaaaatatcatttcGAAGATTGgttaatttttcagatAAGATTTccttttcatcttcaaattttcttACTTTCTCAAATCGAAGTTTATCCAAGTCTGAAATATATTCAGACGACAATCTGTTTAAGTTAGCTTTATTAATCGCTCTTActtgttttaattttaattccTGCTCACGGTTTTTGtaatctttttttgattcaaaTTCATATTGTAACTTAGTCAATTCATTAGTTTTCAAAGTCAACTCTTTATGCTGTGCCATTTTTTGCTCTCGTAATTCgtccaattttttttgaatatttttaaattctaCTTTATACCCTTCGAATTCATCTTTCTTTGAATCTAGTATGCTTTTCTTACcgaataatttattttgaagttCTATTAATTTCGGATCATTTTGTTGATATAATGACTCAAGTATTGAttgattttctttattaatacTTCCTGAAGGTATCTTAGTCAAACCAAACTGAAGCTTACTATTGCTACCATTTTCTACTTGCCTATGTAATTGCTTGCTACTTGATGAGACAGAATCATTACCAAGGGAATCTTGTTCTATGCTTGTCATACCAATACTTCTTTTCCtatcatttgaattctGATTCTCGTTTTTATAACTACTTCGCAGATTATTCTCATTGTGATCATTCGAGTCCTCATCATTAATGACATTAGACATTGCGTTGTCTTGTATGAAGTTGTATAGAGTTTCCAACccaattaaatattgtttttaaacAAGTATATAGATGAGCAGCTTATAAAGGACTATACCTACTTCTAATGAAAAACGAGGTactaaatataatgattctAAATGCACTGATCAACTATATAGCTTTACCATTGTTTACTgttctttatttaaataaaatcatatttttgtttgtgTCGAAACGTTACCCGTCTTCATGCCTTTTCATAACATGAcattttggaaaattaatgaaaatttaatctTTGCGATGAGCAAAGCTCTTCATTTAACAAATTATGGAACCTCTTAAACTTATCTTTTTGTATTATAAGTTATGAAACAAATAAAGTTGttagaaatatatattgttattcAAGCTATAGCAATATTAACGCGTTTAATCCACATATAGTACAATCCTAGTGGTCTACTACAACAAGCCGAGATGAGTTCAAAGCATTCGATGAGTGTGCAGAGTAAGAAgagaaatataaatatcatgAAACGCGATAATCAAGCAGCTGATGTTAAGGTTTCAGACAATGTCGTATCTAATACATTGGAAGAGGATCAAGATGAGGTAGACGATGACGAGTTAGATTTAGAGAATGTTTCCTCACGTTCTGATGCTGAAGGTGACGATGAAGATGATTCCGATGTtatagaaaaagaagaaagtgatgatgatttcccaagaaaaagaaaatcgAAAATGAGTAAACATGATGATGGTTCCAACGATTTCTCTAGTGCAGTTACTGCCATTCTATCGTCTCATTTGAAGGCATATGATAGAAAAGATCCTATCATGGCCAGAAACAAGAAAgtgttgaagaaaaatgaGGAAGATAAATTGGAACAACAAGCTAGAAAGCAACTGTTGGttgagaagaagaaattgttATCAAAATCTAGGAAGCTTGATATTATCCCTGTTGCATCTGAAGATAACTCAGGTGAGGAAAtcagaaaaatattagaga comes from Tetrapisispora phaffii CBS 4417 chromosome 4, complete genome and encodes:
- the KAR3 gene encoding Kar3p (similar to Saccharomyces cerevisiae KAR3 (YPR141C); ancestral locus Anc_3.479), giving the protein MSNVINDEDSNDHNENNLRSSYKNENQNSNDRKRSIGMTSIEQDSLGNDSVSSSSKQLHRQVENGSNSKLQFGLTKIPSGSINKENQSILESLYQQNDPKLIELQNKLFGKKSILDSKKDEFEGYKVEFKNIQKKLDELREQKMAQHKELTLKTNELTKLQYEFESKKDYKNREQELKLKQVRAINKANLNRLSSEYISDLDKLRFEKVRKFEDEKEILSEKLTNLRNDILTQPNVFITNQSIARKEVDKNREIWNNALQQQIITETKAEIDMKNILESKKNLLELKLKEELSKLTEEVKLSQDKLKKLKENYHVNTEDSNQLKVDIAAKENEVLNTIEKNEQLKRYLENVKAEMIETNQILIKEETMRRVLHNRLQELRGNIRVFCRMRPPLPDIEDPDISNIKIKRFDNNYGTQSMKVTKENGESQIYKFDRIFDQADSNTEVFKEIGQLVQSSLDGHNVCIFAYGQTGSGKTYTMLNDNDGMIPATISHIFDWTESMKEKGWIYDISCQFIEIYNEGIIDLLRDNSTDGNEAGSPNKHEIRHDKETMTTSVTNINTIALNNKGIVNNVLKKATKLRATAATNSNERSSRSHSVFMIYLKGKNEITGDSSEGILNLVDLAGSERLNSSQAVGARLRETQNINKSLSCLGDVIHALGQNDNTKRHIPFRNSKLTYLLQYSLTGSSKTLMFVNISPTKSHLNETINSLRFASKVNSTKIGTKGN
- the RRP15 gene encoding rRNA-processing protein RRP15 (similar to Saccharomyces cerevisiae RRP15 (YPR143W); ancestral locus Anc_3.480); its protein translation is MSSKHSMSVQSKKRNINIMKRDNQAADVKVSDNVVSNTLEEDQDEVDDDELDLENVSSRSDAEGDDEDDSDVIEKEESDDDFPRKRKSKMSKHDDGSNDFSSAVTAILSSHLKAYDRKDPIMARNKKVLKKNEEDKLEQQARKQLLVEKKKLLSKSRKLDIIPVASEDNSGEEIRKILEKEAKLRKVAQKGVIKLFNAILSTQVKTDKEVNSTLGDITNRNEKKQLITEVSKEKFLDLVKAAGDDA